Sequence from the Equus asinus isolate D_3611 breed Donkey chromosome 5, EquAss-T2T_v2, whole genome shotgun sequence genome:
TCCCGAATCTAGCCCTTTCCAACTTGTGCTAATCCAGGTCTCTTGAACTTCTGGTTCTGTTCATCCTCAGTCACCATTTCATTCCCACAGCCGGAAATTCCCCTTTCCAGACCCCTGGAACCTGTCCTCTTTCTCACTCCTCTTGGGTCACACATTTAGAATGCCTGCTCCCTACCGTGTGATCCCCTGAGTAAACCCcactccttcctgctcccttttCAATCTGTCTTTCTTTGGCAGCAAAAGGTGTCCCCTCAGCTGGCTGCTGCCTCCCCTCTGTGCACTCCAGGCCCatctctccccctgcccctgctccaGGTTTTACTCTGTGTGCTTTTATCTGCTGATGATGGCCATGGTGGAAGGCTTTGGGGGGAAGGAGGCAGTAATGAGGACACTGAAGGACACCCCAATGATGATCCACACAggcccctgctgctgctgctgcccctgttGCCCCAAAATCATGCTCACCAGGTAAGGCGGGAGGGAGAGGCATGCTTGAGGAACAGGTTAGCCTCTTCCTGCACTCTCCCAAGAGCCTCTGCTGGCCCTCTCGGCCCTGCTTCAAACCTCTTGGGATTAGCCTTGTATAGAACAAAGCCAATGATGAAAGGGTGGGCAGCCCACACCAGGACCCACATATTAGGCACTCACCCAAGGGTAGGGGAAGCAGAAGAAGGAGAACTCCAAAATTCCCATCACTTAAGCTCACTGCCCCCTACAAACTTTAGTCACACAGAGCAAACTGGGCCTTGGGCTATTTACTTgccccttttgcccattttgtttaGTGAGGTTGGGTCAACACTCTGATAGTTCTTGCTCAGAAGGCAGCATTCTGGTCTGGAGGTGAGTGGGAGATAAGAAAGAGGGTTCCTAATGCTCTCAACATTCTTGCTTCTTCCTATGTCCTCATCCATTTAACCGTTTGGGTGTCTGTGATGGCAGCCAAACTTCAGCCCTGGAggccagtgaggaaactgagaggtcTTCTTGGGATGGGTAATTTATTGGTTCATGTTCCTAACCCTCTTCTCCCTTCAGGAAAAAGCTTCAGCTGCTGATGTTGGGCCCATTCCAGTATGCCTTCTTCAGGATAACAACGGGCCTGGCGGGCCTGTTTCTCATCCCTGATGGCATCTATGACCCAGCAGACGTAAGCCAGGAGTAAGGGGTAGCAAAGTCCAAGACTCATTTCATACCTCTGAGCTCTAGAAGGAATAGCTAGAGCCAACATCCCCTGATACAGGGCTCCAGGGGTAGGGTGGCCCCAGGGACAGGGTGGTTGCAGAAAAGTAGAGACTCTGGTGGGAGAGGAGACTGGAATACGCCAAGGCTTTGGGGCTCTTTTATTACCTTTcgcaccaggggagaggagaaataaaaggagaagaaaagggctTGCTTCCATCACTGACTACTTTCTGGTCTGGCACCAGATTTCTGAGAAGAGCACAGCTCTATGGATCAACACTCTCCTTGGGGTGTCCACCCTGTTGGCTCTCTGGTCCCTGGGCATCATTTTCCGTCAAGCAAGGCTGCACCTGGGTGAGCAGAACATAGGAGCCAAATTTGCTCTGTTCCAGGTAACTATACCCTGGGAGAGAAAAGATGGTTAATAATAGAGCTGCAAATAATTGGGGTTAGGAGGTGAGACTAATAAAGGCTAAAAGTGAGTCTGGGAATCTTCTTAAGCCTTAAGCCTCCTGTGAGATTTTGAAAATGATCGCTGTCACttcccagttttttcttttctgtgctgtaatactttcctagggctgctgtaacaaaataccacaaactgcgtggcttaaaacaacagaaatttattgtctcacagttctggaggctagaagacaaaatcaaggtgtcatctgggccatgctccctctgaaaccttaggggagaatccttcctcacttcttcttagcttctggtggtttccagcaatccttggcattccttggtttgcagCTGCATCATTCTGATTTCTGCTTCCATCGTCACACGGCCTTCTCCCCTCAAGTGTCTGTGTCTTATGTCTCttttccccttcttataaggataaCGGTCATAGTGGAATAAggacccaccctactccagtatgacctcatcttaactgattACATCTAATTAGTTAACCGAAACAATGATGCTTTTTtgaaataaggtcacattctgagctactgggggttaggacttcaacatatctgtttgggggacacaactcaacccATAACATGTGTATTATCAAACCTTAAATTGTTCTacattagctttttttttcttttatacccaTTACTTCTTAAAAccttataatccatcaccaccaACAGTATCACAGCTACAACTATGAACTACCATGTGCTAGGAACTTTTCATACGTTACACttaaattttcacaataatcTTACGagtcattattatttctattttacaaatgaggaaactgagacccagagatgtTATGGGACTTGCTCAAAGGCACATAGGGATGGAGCTAGAAATCTGTTAGAGCTAAACTCCCAAACCCACATTCCTTCTTATCACACTGCCTCTTCCTCTTCACGCCTTGTCTGAAAGTTCTCTCAAGGGCACGTTTGTTCACTTTTTACACATTTCATTCTCTAAGCCCAAAGATAATTTTTCCACCAAATGCAATGACATCTAGCCCAAtctagttttccttctctcttcattctgtctgtctctgtgatGGGCCTGTCTCCTGCTCCCAAGGCGTAGTGACCACTTTATAGTTAACAGAGTGATTTCACATAAATTCTCATTTCATCTAAGCAGATGCCTCTGAAACGTGAATCTCCAGGCACATAGCAGGTAGAATTGAAGGGGCAATgggaagacagaagagagaaaagcctGAAATTGAGTCAGAGACTGAAGGGCAGAAAGGATCTGGGCCCCAGAAGCACTTAGGGTGAGGCCACAGCTAAAAGCCCTGTGACTGCCCCATGATTACTGTGGGGAAGCCTGGACAAGCCATGTCTGCCTAGAAGAGGCTGATGCTTCAGGAAAGTATACTCAGGGAGGGCAAGTACTAAGACAAATGGTGCTCCTGGGGCCTCTGGACagggattttcttcttcttcttcttttttttttttattgtggtataatatacatagcataaaatttaccactttaaccattttcaagcgtacagttcagtggcattaagtgcattcatcCATCACCACCATACATCGccagagctttttcatctttcacacagaaactctgtacccattaaacactaattccTCTTTTCCAcctccccctagcccctggcatgGCAGAGGTTTTTCAAAGTGCACTTTAATGGTTCACTGTCCATCATTCTAGGAGTAGGGATCTCAGGTCCTTGAGCTAGACGGAATGACTCTTCTCTAATTATCCACCCTTTTCATCCATCAAGTGCTCATTAGTAGCCATAGCTGAGATAGGGAAATAAACACAAACCCCCAATCAGTTCTTGTTGTTTCTTATCAGGAACTCTCAAAAAAATATTGGGtagggggctggctcagtggcgtagTGTTTAAGTTCAGGCATTCCACTGCAGCAGcgcagggttcgcaggttcagatcccaagtgcggacctagcaccactcatcaagccaggctgtggcggcattccacataaaatagagaaagattggcacagatgttagctcagtgacaatcttcctcaagcaaaaagaggaagactggcagcagatgttagctcagggccagtcttcctcacacatacacacacaaaatattggGTAGAAGACGAGATTACAATTTGCCTAAAGGTTAAAAGTCCACTAAATTTTAATCAAGTGTGAGTCTCAGCCCTCTGTAACCACACTGATCTAAAGGTCAGCCAAATGTACAGTGGAAGGACAAGCACAGCAGCAGGCCAGCCGGCCTCAGAGCCATGGATGCTGGGCCCACCCTGCCCTcgcttctcttttctgttttacagGCACTCCTCATCCTGACTGCCCTGCAGCCAGCCATCTTCTCAGTCTTGGCCAATGGCGGGCAGATTGCTTGTTCACCTcctttttcctctaagatcaggtcTCAAGGTGAGCACATAGGGGATCCTATCCCATTCCAGGATAAGTAAGAGGGGGAGGGTCAGGGAAGAGAGGACCTTAGAACAGAGGTTGGGCCAGCCTGGTTTCTGCTCAGAACACTCAGAAAGGGATCTCCAAGAAATCCCAGCAGAGGCTTTAAGGAGACTATGACTTCTCCAATCACAGAGAAGAGAGCTGCAGTCCCATAGCTTGAGGCCAGTCCTTAGCTCCTGGGAGAAGAATGGGGATGGTTGGGAAGCAGAAGGTCatgctgataaaaaaaaaaaaaaaaaaaaaaaaagaggtttaaTGCTAGCCTTAGATTGCAGAAGGTAAAGAGCCAAGTTCTGTTTCTGGCTCTACCATTAACTTGTTATGTTAGTTACGACAGCTTAGTATCTGTAGGTCCTGGTTTGAGGACAAATTGGAGAAAGTGTTGCTCAACTCATGTGTAAGGGCTGCTGGTGGGATACCACCTCTATAATTTAGCATAACGTACGTTATATTTCACCCTATGCTGCAGTGATGAATTGCCATCTCCTCATACTGGAGACTTTTCTGATAACTGTGCTGACACGAATGTACTACCGAAGGAAAGACGACAAGGTTGGATATGAACCTTTCCCTTCTCCAGACCTGGATATGAGCCTCGAAGCCTGAGACAGATGGCTTGGACAATGAAAGAGACACTTTACTCATTAGATGAGCACAAGATTTCTTCACTGTCCCTCAACCTTGACCAAACAGGGAAGGATTCCATTGTCAGCACAAAATGGCAGATTACCTTTGACTATAGAGATGAAGATGAATTATGCAATAGGATGAAATTCTGTTGGATCTTGCCTGGGAAAggtattttaagttttataataaaaaaacagGATGGGTTTGAAACTCTATAACTGGGTACACTGCCTCTGTGGGTGCCATTATTAGCCCTTAAAGCTTGTATACTGAAAGGTCACTCTGAgctttcccaaagaaaatgaaaggaggaaGAGTATATGGTAGTTTGTCTGGTATAAGAACTGGAGTAGAATTCAGCCAGGCAAAACAGTACAAGCCCCAAGTCTCAAAGAAAGCAGGCTTCTGAAGAACAGATGGAAGGTGCTCTTTCCCTTACTGATATGTCGTTAGGGCACTGATGACATTAGACCTGGGAGATCTGGATCAGCCTCCATTTTGGGGACAATGGCTTTTTGAGTCTTCTATGCCAAGCTGCAAAAGGAATCCCCCAATAATATGGTCATGGAGCTTGATTTTGAGGAGACAAATTAGGACGCAAAAGCAAAGGAACTGAGAGTACAGGTAAAAGCCCAAACACAAAACATAGCACCATGGATAGCAGGCCAAAAACACAGGAAATGAACATTAGGTAAAACCACTTTGCCTTTATTTGGCTAAATGACAAAAGCCAATATAACTCTGAACAAATTAATAACACTCAGACAGGAAAATGATATACTCAACACCGACTGAGGAAAATGTCCCTGTGGATGCCAGCACTGGTGATGGGGCTAACATTCACGCCAAGGGCAGCATTTCTTTCCAAgacgtttttttttttcaggttcctCAATACAAAACAATCCAAACAATCAAGTCTCTGTATTCAAAACAGTCAGTGTCTCCCAAAGAAGGGTGGGAAAGCCCACTTTATACCTAAAGGAACACAACCTGAGTCATCCTAATGTTAAACttagtacttttgttttctaCCCCAATCTGAGTACTAACATAAAACTTGAGCAGACAGaaaatcttccttctttcttttaaagaaaattaacaattaaTAGTATAATCCCAAGAACATGTTCTACTTATCTGGAAAAATAGAAGCTAGGAACCACTCTTTATCCCATGACAATCTATTCTATGAGAGAAAACAAGAACAATCATTGTATGACTTTGAAAAATATAGCCTTTAAACATACTTATATTGGTAAGCTTAAAAAATATACCATTAATTAAAAACACTGGTAAGGGAGCTTTTTTTTCCTACCTGTATTGGTTCAGCTTCTGGTGAGAGTGTGTGCTGACAGAAAACATAGAAGCTATGGCTTTTAGGAAATTACAGAAAAGCAGCAAAATATAATTGATCTGGAAAGATTTTAGATAAGGGATCCGGAACAAGATTAAAAAGGCAATGGGGAGGGGGGAAGCTACCCACAAATCAAGAGATTCtaaaaagagaataatgaaaGCATTGTGAAAAATCATTGTAGAGAGACTATCCAGAGACTGCCTGACCAGCTGTGTGGTCgcaagtaaaataagaaaaataagcaacTCAGGTGCTGCCTAAGAAGTTATCAGTGATCACAAAAGGTCAAAAGTTCTCTTGACctccttcatattttttctcctcttcaggaTGTTCAACCTCCTCACATCCCCAACCTTCTTACCCAAGTCTCAGCAAAATAATGGTCTTCAGCTCTAGCTATCAGAAGCAGCTGAAGCAGTACAAACGATCCATTTCTATTCCCCTAAAGCTTCAACCTCTATTCTTCAGTGCTCCTGAGTCTAGTGTATGAAAAGAACAAACTTCCTGCCCAGCGCATCTCAAGGTAACTGCTGAAATGGCACCTCCTCAGCACCAGATACAAGGCTTCTgtctccattctccttctgtcTTGCAAAGGCTCTGAAGCCAATCAACTTTTAAGGCTCTCCCATCTCTGCCACATTTGGCCTATTCAGGCTGACTGCTTTGTGCATGGGGTTCAGAGAAAGAGCTCCACAGCCTCAAATATTAATATTAGAAGATTTATATATCATAGGGGCGGTCATGGTATGCAAACCTCTAACCTCATTTAATTAGGCACAAATGATCAAATAATGCATCATCCCAACAGCTTCTTCCAACCACCCATCCTTGTCCAGCCCCTAGGCTCACATTCATCCCAAAGTACCTAACATGCCACACCATAAAAGTTTTGCTTCCAATCAAAATTATTTGAAGATATACTAGTGTTAGGAGACCGAAACAGTAGAGGCTTGCCAAAAGGGGCAAGAGAGTTTTCCAAGAACATGTGCACATGCTGGCCCCAGCAGTCTCACAGAGCTTATGAGCCTGGAGGTCATATTCCAAGGGCAGGGCATGCCAAAAGCAGCCCACTGACAGAGCAGAGGAGGATGGCCCAAACATTTTGGACCTAGACAAGACAACATACTTGAGAGGAGAGACTGCAGGGAGGAAAACCACATTCTAGGCATCTCCCTTTCCAAATACACTTGGATAACGTGTACGTTGAGGGAACAAGTAGGTGGGCTTCAGTGGTGACTTGTGTTTCTATACTAAGGAGAATAAGACAGAAATAGGCAGAATTCCCAAAGAGGAAAGACTAAAGCAGAAAAATTAAACTATGTGATCATATGAAGCTGAGTAATGTAAGAAAATATTAACTGtttcaaaaaaaagaattccaagcCAAAGCTCATGTAAACCAGATTTGATAGCAAAAATAGCACTTCATGAGAAGAGTTAAAAATGTAGTTTTCCTAGGCCATCAGGACAAGAAGTTCCCCCTCTTTGTCCCTCTATCTGCCATGCTCTGTCACTCTGGGTGATCTGAATTTTAAGGACCTAGGGAGTCCTGCTGTGCAGGTAGGCAGTGATTTTAGCCTCTGATCCTCAGGCAGAAGAGTAGGTTTTATCAGAAAGTGTTTAGGAAGGAGACTATGAGATGCTCACAGCCCTAGCAGAGGgacaagaaaagataaaatgtggTTTTCTTAGCTGAAAACACTAAAACTCCACCCCCACAAGGGGTATTTATGAGTGACAGGGTAGGGCTTGGACATAAGCAATTTCCCTCTGAACTCAGCTACAGGATTACTGATGGATGATGATCTGCTAGGTCATGTAGCTATAGGATGCTGGAGGTTTAAAATGAGCTCACACTCAACAGCAAGTGTTAAGCTTCAGCATTCTCTGATGTGCAATTCAAGAGGTGAATCCCCCTGGGGAATCTAACGGGGAAGGCAGGACCATAACCACCAGGCACACATGGCGAGGGAGAAAACCTACCATACTCTTGTAATGTGAACCCATGCTTTGTGGCCTGCTGGAGGGGCAGTGGAGGAAACCTCTGCCAGCTGCAactctgaggaaaagaaacaccACGTGGAGCACTGGTTCCAGACAAGAACATTCTTAAGAGGAGCAGAGGTCAAGATAAGGCTTTAGAAAAGGGGGTGTTTCCTTAtgcttttgcatctatgttgtGTGCACATCTCTCTATATATTCAATATGGCTATGAGCAACATGGATTAACAGATCATCTTCAAACTGCAGACATTTACAAAGTACTTTGTAAAAAGCTAGGTAATAAGAATCAAAATAGGAGTAGCAGGGCCAGGGACTTACTCccaatagaaaaattaatctaAACTGATTTTGTATAGGATTAGGTATTGCCTCACTCCCCTCCTCAATCACAGTAACCAGAAACTGTCCCTTCCTTTAAAGGTAGATTGCAGGAAAGAGATTGATAAGCGCTCCCAAATAACTGGGCAACAGAGTTTTCTGAGAAGATGAACACAGCAGAAAAACCGCAGCTGATGCCATGTGGTCTGGTTCCATCCCCATCAGTGTCTTCATGGACCCCATTGGGTCCAACAGGAAACTCCTCAGGGAGTAAGAAAAGTTAGGCTCAGATCTCCTTCTTcccacagccacatggacacatgTACCAGCAGTACATTTAGGGGATTTGTGACTGTAACTCAGCTTTTagcttttttttaaggaaaccaAAAATATGATATTTCGCCCCCCAAATCACCCATCAGCATGACTGCTTGCTTGAAGGACTTGGCTAGCCAGTTTGCCTCAGAAGAAGGGGCAAACACTATAGTGTATCAGGAAGAAAAGGCCTCTGGGTATTATACCGCTTCCTTCTGCCCACTCCTCAGGGGCAAAAAATTAGTTCTACTTACTACATttgaaagattaatttttaaaaagtaataaaaatgattaatttccCTGTCAAGATCATATGAACATAAACAGTAAAGCAAAGTCCATGGAGAGGGTATATGGATGCAAAACAGGCTTCTAAGGTGTAGTCAGCCTCCTTCTTGGTATGGGTGGGTGATGTCTCTTGGAGGACAGGCTGTCTGGTCTCCCCATCCTAGGTTCTCTTGCCCCAATTGTCTTTCCTTTGTAGCTGTCCTTAGGTTTAGTGTTGGGATCACAATTTGGAATTCAACAAAGAGCTTCTGGAGGTGatgggacagagggaggggagaggaaaggagggatgaAAAATTAGTCTTCTTCATCCTCACTGATATCATAGGCTGCAGCCTTGTGCCTGGAGAGGTTTGCTGGGGAGGAAGGCGGGGAAGTCTTGCCAGAGAAAGGCCATCGGAAAGAGGGGGAAGGGGAGCGTTCACGAGTGGGGCTGCTGCTGGGACTCTGCTTTGGACTGATGGCCTGCAGCATCCGGCCTTTCCCCTCTTTCAGCATATGTTTCTGGGGAGACCAAAAGGAAGAGTTAGAAAAAACGCTACAGATCCTCCCAAATCACCACTAGAGGATCTAAGACTTCAAATTATCATGAGTGCCCTCTGCAATGTCAAAAATGATCAAGTAAGCCAGAACAGGGACACAGCCATGATTCTGGGCAATTTCCTCCCTCAAGTGGTCTATGCTATACTACTTGTCTAAGAGTTCCCGCCTGCTATCCACAGTCACCAAATCCTTGACTTCTATGTCAAAGGAATTCTTAAAAGGCTACTTGGTCTGTAGTCCAGGCTCCAGGCAAAAACAAAGGAACTAACTCAGACAAAAGGGTACCTATCCTAGTTTTAAAgttctctgaaaagaaaattccatattCTCCCTGAATAATCTATTCTGGTATCCAAACACCCTCACAGTCAGATCCTCCCTGATATCTAAGCTAGGGCTCACTTGTTGAATAGCTACACATACACCTTTTATTTGGCTTGCAGAGACCTTGCTACTCCTCAAGGACAGAATTCTCACCTTGCCCAGCTATCCTGCAGCAGTTGTTGTACTGGAGGCAGCTTTCTTTCTAatcttctttgttctttcctttccttctatcTATAATGTAATGTAGAAGCAAGCTGGGCAAGGTTACTCGCTTACCTGGTCACCAGATTTGGAGGGTGACAGAGAGCAGGCAAAATTATTTAGGAGAATgtataaatgttttaaagaactcctctgtaaacattttaaagagcCTCTTGGGGATAGCTGAGATACAGTTCTGACCAATAAGTGGAACAGATTAGACAACTTAATGTCGATGTCCCTTTCTGCTTAAGGATTCTATAATTCTTTCTGCAGCATGAGAGTTCCCTAAATTTCCTGAAATTCTCTAAATTGTCTGGCAAAAAAGAACATACCAGTGCTCCTTCTGGACCAAACATTTCCAGGAAACTTCCAATGAATTCTCGGGATTTCTCTTCCCACTTCTGAATGAGGTCAATGCttttttcctctaccttctgaacaaattcttttgatttttcctccacatctttcactttcttctttactTTGTCAACTCGCTCCTGCAAGTGGTATTTCTTCTCCTAAGTAAAGAAATAACTGTTTTGAGAAATAATACTCACCCTGACCTTCCTT
This genomic interval carries:
- the SLC51A gene encoding organic solute transporter subunit alpha isoform X2, which codes for MESGRTQIKLNPRYTADLLEILKTNYSIPPACFSIPPTATQLLRALGPLQIALTVILTLLALGSIAIFLEDAVYLYKNTRCPIKRRTLLWSSSAPTVVSVFCCFGLWIPRSLTLVEMAIISFYSVCFYLLMMAMVEGFGGKEAVMRTLKDTPMMIHTGPCCCCCPCCPKIMLTRKKLQLLMLGPFQYAFFRITTGLAGLFLIPDGIYDPADISEKSTALWINTLLGVSTLLALWSLGIIFRQARLHLGEQNIGAKFALFQALLILTALQPAIFSVLANGGQIACSPPFSSKIRSQVMNCHLLILETFLITVLTRMYYRRKDDKVGYEPFPSPDLDMSLEA
- the SLC51A gene encoding organic solute transporter subunit alpha isoform X1 is translated as MESGRTQIKLNPRYTADLLEILKTNYSIPPACFSIPPTATQLLRALGPLQIALTVILTLLALGSIAIFLEDAVYLYKNTRCPIKRRTLLWSSSAPTQVVSVFCCFGLWIPRSLTLVEMAIISFYSVCFYLLMMAMVEGFGGKEAVMRTLKDTPMMIHTGPCCCCCPCCPKIMLTRKKLQLLMLGPFQYAFFRITTGLAGLFLIPDGIYDPADISEKSTALWINTLLGVSTLLALWSLGIIFRQARLHLGEQNIGAKFALFQALLILTALQPAIFSVLANGGQIACSPPFSSKIRSQVMNCHLLILETFLITVLTRMYYRRKDDKVGYEPFPSPDLDMSLEA